One Solea senegalensis isolate Sse05_10M linkage group LG3, IFAPA_SoseM_1, whole genome shotgun sequence genomic window carries:
- the dock11 gene encoding dedicator of cytokinesis protein 11 isoform X3, whose product MSEVRKFTKRLSKPGTAAEVRQSVSEAVRGTVDLVEQPKIIEPLDYEAVVFQRKAQIHSDPHRDLLLCPVDDVSESQLSRQRRTVVPSVPQNAEREARSLFAKECIKMYNTDWHVINYKYEAYSGDFRMLPSKGLKTDKLPAHVFEIDEDAKDEDTASLCSQRGGIMKQGWLQKANINSSLSVSMRVFKRRYFYLSQLPDGSYILNSYKDEKNCKDTKGSIYLDSCIDVVQSPKMRRNGFELKMQDRYSHFLAADSEAEMEEWVVTLKQALQSSTEAGQDRRNGTESLECVLDDDTTSQGKGESLLESLGRSLHPELMKYARETDQLNKLNRNEVRQKLFSLDPETQRLDFSGIEPDVKPFEERFGRRIMVSCHDLTFSLQGCVSEKGDSVLTNVEPFFISLALFDVSKSCKISADFHVDLNPPCVREMLTDTSAQLSPSSDSDGGGGGGASEGGAGGELMVNGDSGKGNGLPVFQRVSEALLRFPTQGIFSVTNPHADIFLVARVEKVLQNGITHCAEPYIKTSDVNKTAQKVLKAAKQTCQRLGQYRMPFAWAAKQVFKDAQGSLDMDGKFSPLYRQDSSKISTDDIIKLLADIRKPEKSKLQTIPGQLNVTIECVPPDISNTVTSSYIPVKPFEEGCERVSVEVEEFLPEEAKYNYPFTTYKNQLYIYPLQLKYDNQKTFTKARNIAVCIQFKDSDEEGAVPLKCIYGKPVDSLSTSSTYAAVLHHNQSPEFYDEVKIELPVHVHEKHHILFTFYHISCESSSKASSKKREGVESLVGYSWMSLLKDGRMQSLELQLSVAATLPAGYLCQDTRKSQPDIKWVENAKTLFKVRTHVASTIYAQDLHLQNFFQHCQLMRTTSEGNPAELIKYLKCLHAMETHVIINFLPTVLMQLFEVLTAASKEAHEIAVNSLRVIIHIVSRCHEEGLEHYLRSFVKYVFVTNNSPSGNSPTTHELLATSVTAILKHTADFNTSNKLLKYSWFFFETMAKSVAQYLQEGNRMKMPRAQRFPDSFHQALQSLVLSVMPHITIRYMEIPEEARCINLSLATLIKRCLTFMNRGFAFGLVNHYMCHFSLKDPKVLSEMKFDFIMTVCNHEHFIPLNLPMAFGRTKLQRVQDFIPYATELFGPVEQSLEFSLTEEYCRNHFLVGLLLREVAEALQQGPEVRQLAVSVLKNLLIKHAMDDRYTIFKNQQARICLLYLPLFELLYQNLKQLSAQPHTSSPGLGLNGSRDDLISTGSTDSRRVSAAIERDHGLAALNGHVVRREDSRASLLMDPGTPDSIELQRRCSTMSSSPMPPSGRLGQYEIKGLLLSFLHIVKTLSEDTLIAYWNKVSPPEIMNFLCLLEICLAQFRYIGKRSISRSQEICVPKLFSSDRKSQTMPAMRCNRSSLMQTKIHQFSTMEASLTLNIGSGPSEAEIHQQALLEGNISTEVCLSVLDVLSFFTQCFKTQLLESDGHNPLMKKVFDVYLTFLKVGQSEAALRHVFAALRAFINKFPSVLFKGRVTLCEALCCEVLKCCVSKLASLRAEASALLYLLMRNNYEYTKRKTFLRTHLQIIIAVSQLISDVALTGSSRFQESLSIINNFANSDKAMKSTAFPSEVKGLTKRIRTVLMATAQMREHEKDPEMLLDLQYSLARSYASTPELRRTWLDSMARAHLKNGDLSETAMCYVHVAALVAEYLHRKKLFPTGLAAFKKITVNIEEEAAMKEDTGMQDVYYTEEVLVEHLEVCVEALWKAERYELITHIAKLIIPIYEKRHEYEKLSRLYDTLHRAYNKIMEVILSGRRLLGTYFRVAFYGQGFFEEEDGKEYIYKEPKLTGLSEISQRLLTLYGEKFGPENVRIIQDSNKVNPKDLDPKFAYVQVTFVKPYFEEKEAPENKTDFEKSHNICRFVFETPYTLSGKKHGGVEEQCKRRTVLTTVNAFPYVKKRVEVVGEKQMELKPVDVAIDEMRARTAELIKLCSSQEVDMIQLQLKLQGCVSVQVNAGPMAYARAFLDDSKANQSGNKKVKDLKDIFRRFVEACSMALDINERLIKEDQFEYHEGLKGNFKEMVKELSDIIHEQL is encoded by the exons GAGCAGCCAAAGATAATCGAGCCACTGGATTATGAAGCTGTGGTTTTCCAGAGAAAGGCCCAGATCCACAGTGACCCCCACAGAGACCTGCTGCTCTGCCCTGTGGACGATGTCTCG gAGTCACAGCTGTCCAGGCAGAGGAGGACTGTTGTTCCCTCTGTACCCCAGAATGCTGAGCGGGAGGCCAGGAGTCTATTTGCAAAAGAG TGCATCAAGATGTACAACACCGACTGGCATGTAATCAACTACAAATACGAGGCTTACTCTGGTGATTTCCGCATGTTGCCAAG caaaGGCCTGAAGACAGACAAGCTGCCAGCTCACGTGTTTGAGATCGATGAAGACGCCAAAGATGAG GACACAGCATCGCTGTGCTCCCAGAGGGGAGGCATCATGAAGCAGGGCTGGCTACAGAAAGCCAACATCAACagcagtctgtctgtctcgaTGAGG GTGTTCAAAAGGAGGTACTTCTACTTGTCCCAGCTGCCTGACGGCTCCTACATCCTCAACTCCTACAAGGATGAGAAGAACTGTAAGGATACCAAAGGCTCCATCTACCTGGACTCGTGCATAGATGTCGTTCAG AGCCCAAAGATGCGCCGTAATGGCTTTGAGCTGAAGATGCAAGACCGCTACAGCCACTTCTTGGCTGCAGACAGTGAAGCAGAGATGGAAGAATGGGTGGTGACGCTGAAACAGGCTCTGCAGAGCAGCACCGAGGCCGGCCAAGACAGGAGGAACGGCACTGAGTCACTGGAGTGTGTCTTGG ATGATGACACGACCAGTCAAGGGAAAGGTGAGAGCCTGCTGGAGAGTCTGGGCAGGAGCCTACATCCTGAACTCATGAAG TATGCCAGGGAAACTGACCAGCTCAACAAGCTCAACAGGAATGAAGTCAGACAAAAGCTTTTCTCTCTGGATCCTGAGACACAG AGGCTGGACTTCTCAGGCATCGAGCCTGATGTGAAGCCATTCGAGGAGCGCTTTGGCCGACGTATTATGGTCAGCTGCCACGACTTGACCTTCAGTCTGCAGGGCTGCGTTAGTGAGAAGGGAGACAGCGTTCTCACCAAT GTGGAACCGTTCTTCATCAGCTTAGCTCTCTTCGATGTCTCAAAGAGCTGTAAGATCTCGGCTGACTTCCACGTTGACCTGAACCCGCCCTGTGTCAGGGAGATGCTGACCGACACCTCGGCCCAGCTGTCTCCTTCCTCAGACTCagatggtggaggaggagggggagccAGTGAAGGAGGAGCGGGAGGAGAACTAATGGTGAATGGAGACTCTGGAAAAGGCAACGGTCTCCCTGTTTTTCAGAGAGTGTCAGAGGCTCTGCTGCGCTTCCCCACACAG GGAATATTTTCAGTAACCAACCCTCATGCAGACATCTTCCTGGTGGCCCGCGTGGAGAAGGTGTTACAGAATGGCATCACCCACTGCGCCGAGCCGTACATTAAGACATCAGACGTCAACAAG ACTGCTCAGAAGGTGCTCAAAGCTGCCAAGCAGACATGCCAGCGCTTGGGCCAGTACAGGATGCCGTTTGCCTGGGCTGCCAA gcaGGTGTTCAAAGATGCTCAGGGCAGCCTGGACATGGATGGGAAGTTTTCTCCACTCTACCGCCAAGACAGCAGCAAAATATCCACAGATGACATCATCAAGCTGCTGGCTGACATCAGGAA ACCAGAGAAGAGCAAACTTCAGACAATCCCCGGACAACTGAATGTCACCATTGAATGTGTTCCGCCTGACATCTCAA ATACAGTCACTTCCTCCTACATTCCTGTCAAACCTTTTGAGGAAGGCTGTGAGCGAGTGTCAGTGGAGGTGGAAGAGTTCCTCCCTGAGGAGGCCAAGTACAACTACCCCTTCACCACCTACAAGAACCAGCTCTACATCTATCCCCTACAGCTCAAATACGACAACCAGAAGACCTTCACCAAG GCCAGAAACATCGCCGTCTGCATCCAGTTCAAAGATTCAGATGAAGAAGGTGCAGTACCTTTAAAG TGCATCTATGGCAAACCGGTGGATTCGCTCTCCACAAGCAGCACCTATGCAGCCGTCCTGCACCACAATCAGAGCCCGGAGTTCTATGACGAG GTAAAGATCGAACTGCCAGTTCATGTCCATGAGAAGCATCACATCCTCTTCACCTTTTACCACATCAGTTGTGAGTCCAGCAGCAAGGCCAGCAGcaagaagagggagggagtggagtCACTGG tgggTTATTCCTGGATGTCTTTACTAAAAGACGGGCGAATGCAGTCACTGGAACTTCAGCTCTCTGTAGCTGCCACTCTGCCCGCTGGATACCTGTGCCAGGATACCCGGAAG TCCCAACCGGATATCAAATGGGTGGAGAATGCCAAGACGTTGTTCAAAGTGAGGACCCATGTAGCGTCAACAATATATGCTCAG GACCTGCATCTACAAAATTTCTTCCAGCACTGCCAGCTGATGAGGACAACATCGGAGGGCAACCCAGCTGAACTTATCAAATACCTGAAG TGCCTACATGCCATGGAGACCCATGTCATCATCAACTTCCTTCCAACGGTGTTGATGCAGCTGTTTGAGGTGCTCACGGCCGCCAGTAAAGAAGCCCATGAAATTGCTGTCAACTCGCTGCG TGTGATTATACACATAGTTTCCAGATGTCACGAGGAAGGACTGGAACACTACTTGCGCTCTTTTGTCAAG TATGTGTTTGTGACCAACAACTCTCCGTCAGGAAACTCGCCGACCACTCATGAGCTGCTCGCCACCTCAGTCACAGCCATCCTCAAGCACACAGCTGATTTCAACACCAGCAATAAACTGCTCAAG TACTCGTGGTTCTTTTTTGAAACCATGGCCAAATCCGTAGCCCAGTACCTGCAAGAGGGCAACCGCATGAAG ATGCCACGCGCCCAGCGCTTCCCTGACAGTTTTCACCAGGCGCTCCAGTCCCTGGTGTTGTCAGTCATGCCTCACATCACCATCCGCTACATGGAAATCCCAGAAGAAGCTCGCTGCATTAACCTAAGCCTGGCCACTTTGATCAAG AGATGCCTGACCTTCATGAACAGGGGCTTCGCATTTGGCCTTGTCAACCACTATATGTGTCATTTCAGTCTCAAAGATCCTAAG GTGCTGTCTGAAATGAAATTTGACTTTATTATGACTGTGTGCAACCACGAACACTTCATCCCTCTGAACCTGCCTATGGCCTTTGGGCGCACCAAGCTGCAGAGGGTACAAG ATTTTATTCCGTATGCGACGGAGCTTTTTGGCCCTGTAG AGCAGAGTCTGGAGTTCAGCCTGACAGAGGAATACTGCCGTAACCACTTCCTGGTGGGTCTGCTGCTGAGAGAAGTGGCGGAGGCCTTGCAACAAGGGCCTGAGGTCAGACAGCTGGCTGTGAGCGTCCTCAAGAACTTGCTCATTAAACATGCCATGGATGACCGCTACACAATCTTCAAG aaCCAACAGGCCCGCATCTGTTTGCTCTACCTGCCACTTTTTGAGCTGCTCTACCAGAACCTGAAGCAGCTGTCTGCACAGCCACACACCTCCAGCCCTGGCCTTGGCCTCAAC GGCTCCAGAGATGACCTGATTTCAACGGGGTCCACTGACAGCAGGAGAGTCAGCGCTGCGATTGAGAGAGACCACG GATTGGCAGCTCTGAATGGCCATGTTGTGAGGAGAGAGGACTCCAGGGCATCGCTGCTCATGGACCCAGGCACACCTGACAGCATTGAG CTGCAGAGACGTTGCTCGACCATGAGCAGCAGCCCCATGCCTCCCAGTGGCAGACTGGGACAGTATGAGATCAAaggcctcctcctctctttcctccacaTCGTGAAGACCTTGTCAGAAG acacTCTCATTGCCTACTGGAACAAAGTCAGCCCTCCAGAGATAATGAACTTCCTCTGTTTGCTTGA AATCTGTCTGGCTCAGTTTCGTTACATTGGCAAGAGGAGCATCAGCAG GAGTCAGGAGATTTGTGTGCCGAAGCTGTTCTCCTCAGACAGAAAGTCTCAGACGATGCCGGCCATGCGCTGTAATCGCTCCAGTCTCATGCAGACAAAGATTCACCAGTTCAGCACCATGGAAGCCTCCCTCACCCTCAACATAG GATCGGGGCCATCAGAAGCAGAAATCCACCAACAGGCTCTGCTGGAGGGCAACATCTCCACTGAGGTCTGCCTGAGTGTACTGGATGTCCTGTCATTCTTCACTCAGTGCTTTAAG accCAGCTGCTGGAAAGCGACGGTCACAACCCGCTGATGAAGAAAGTGTTTGATGTTTACCTGACATTCCTCAAAGTTGGCCAGTCAGAAGCCGCTCTCAGACACGTGTTTGCTGCTCTCAGGGCTTTCATTAACAAG TTCCCGTCAGTGCTGTTTAAGGGCCGTGTAACGCTGTGTGAGGCCCTGTGCTGCGAGGTGTTGAAGTGCTGCGTCTCCAAGTTGGCGTCTCTGAGAGCTGAAGCATCTGCACTGCTCTACCTGCTGATGAGAAACAACTACGAGTACACGAAGAGGAAGACCTTCCTGCGCACACACCTGCAG atCATCATTGCCGTGAGCCAGCTGATCTCAGACGTGGCACTGACTGGCAGTTCCCGCTTTCAGGAGTCTCTTTCCATCATCAACAACTTTGCAAATAGTGACAAAGCCATGAAG TCCACGGCGTTCCCCTCAGAAGTGAAGGGCCTTACTAAGCGGATCCGCACTGTGCTGATGGCCACAGCGCAGATGAGAGAGCATGAGAAAGACCCAGAGATGCTGCTGGACCTCCAGTACAGTCTGGCCCGCTCTTACGCCAGCACCCCCGAACTGAGGCGGACTTGGCTGGACAGCATGGCCCGAGCACACCTGAAGAACGGAGATCTTTCTGAG ACAGCCATGTGCTACGTTCATGTGGCTGCGCTGGTTGCAGAATACCTGCACAGGAAAA AGTTGTTCCCCACCGGCCTTGCAGCTTTCAAGAAGATCACTGTGAATATCGAAGAGGAAGCAGCCATGAAAGAAGACACTGGAATGCAAGATGTCTATTACACTGAG GAAGTGTTGGTGGAACACCTTGAGGTCTGTGTGGAGGCTCTGTGGAAAGCTGAGCGCTATGAGCTCATCACGCACATTGCCAAACTCATTATCCCCATTTATGAGAAGCGCCACGAGTACGAG aaactAAGTCGACTGTACGACACTCTGCACAGAGCCTACAATAAGATAATGGAAGTGATACTGTCAGGTCGAAGACTGCTTGGGACGTACTTCAGAGTGGCTTTTTATGGACAG gGTTTCTTCGAGGAAGAAGACGGGAAGgaatacatttacaaagagcCTAAACTCACTGGTCTGTCTGAAATCTCTCAGCGGCTGCTGACACTCTATGGGGAAAAGTTTGGGCCAGAAAACGTCAGAATAATTCAGGACTCAAACAAG GTAAACCCCAAAGATCTGGACCCCAAGTTCGCCTACGTCCAGGTGACGTTCGTCAAGCCCTACTTTGAGGAGAAGGAGGCTCCTGAAAATAAAACCGACTTCGAGAAGAGCCACAACATCTGTCGCTTTGTGTTTGAAACCCCGTACACGCTGTCGGGCAAAAAGCATGGCGGTGTTGAGGAGCAGTGCAAGAGGCGCACTGTGCTCACAA CTGTCAACGCCTTTCCATATGTGAAGAAACGAGTGGAGGTGGTGGGTGAGAAGCAGATGGAGCTTAAGCCGGTGGACGTGGCCATAGACGAGATGAGGGCGCGGACGGCCGAGTTGATCAAGCTCTGCTCCAGCCAGGAAGTGGACATGATCCAGCTGCAGCTCAAACTGCagggctgtgtgtctgtgcag GTAAATGCGGGTCCCATGGCCTATGCAAGAGCCTTCCTGGATGACAGTAAAGCCAATCAGTCTGGTAACAAGAAAGTCAAAGACCTTAAGGACATTTTCAG GCGCTTTGTTGAAGCTTGCAGCATGGCTCTGGATATAAACGAGCGCCTGATCAAAGAGGACCAGTTTGAGTACCATGAGGGCCTGAAGGGCAACTTCAAAGAAATGGTGAAAGAGCTCTCAGACATTATCCACGAACAG CTTTAA